In a single window of the Terrirubrum flagellatum genome:
- a CDS encoding phage tail tape measure protein has product MTAKTAEVTVRLIDDVTGPAARMEKALLGAGKSAKEITKAMESGLSPKMANDLAKLGVSSESIKKVVTQFKDYTSTAKLAGTATDWTKADLTKIRVWETGMISSLRRVAREEAALAAKRREVPKAPVDRSHGFVGSLAGQYNVGHAAAGALGVHGVARGAEKIVHTYKEFDDLRRYQKAILGLSDAEQKPFIDQAIRMGATTRFNDLQVIEAQTSLAQRGVKKDFIRPFVGEAANYASAMNTTLDEAAKTLEGIIFGTGKHIEDANEAMATMRRIVDQSVKLAKIGGLDDEDIKQYFKLGGMPGSGAGLSDETLGALGALMRRSNIRGDEAGTAVRTMAGKLVSPTGKGIMALNAMGIDYSKFTRMPGGMSADNFEGAYRQKFGKAISPDARAKIQEAMADPEKVGDRSEFISAVTEALSNDFAKTKKGEMSAVDRKAIARVAEQFHRMSVESVDSEGLLRAISEANPTLAQLNAFFTDKQGGRARAALRDPKLLQDYVNQLRGAPEGFAAKIAEERMGGFAGALARAEGSILNFQTAVGRANDEWMTGAVSKFASFTQHVAELDAGTIRFGTYLAGAGAAALAFAGTLGTARVMATIGTFTGAPGAAGLLGFLNRVPSMAAIGGFLLRRSPWILGAGAAYEYGPDAARNALGTDQEGAVSRGRVRDEMGAVSGNAEIERLRRRRELIDSLRRQEGTPESKRKVLIDWDAANPAGGQFDPLKNFDGKASGAKAGQEVGQGLNEGLTSAGAVAVATAQTIMAQLTQAFAAGINVPIRPQVKGLDSSVNGIHADAGIGH; this is encoded by the coding sequence ATGACCGCAAAAACCGCAGAGGTCACCGTCAGGCTTATCGATGATGTGACCGGCCCAGCCGCTCGCATGGAAAAGGCGTTGCTTGGCGCCGGCAAGAGCGCCAAGGAAATCACGAAAGCCATGGAAAGCGGGTTGTCGCCGAAGATGGCGAACGACCTCGCAAAACTTGGCGTTTCATCGGAATCGATCAAGAAAGTAGTCACGCAGTTTAAAGACTACACGTCGACAGCGAAGCTGGCGGGGACGGCCACCGACTGGACCAAAGCAGATCTTACGAAGATCCGCGTTTGGGAAACGGGTATGATTTCCTCGCTCAGGCGCGTCGCGCGTGAGGAGGCTGCGCTAGCTGCGAAGCGGCGCGAGGTTCCAAAGGCGCCTGTTGATCGCAGCCACGGATTCGTTGGCTCGCTTGCTGGCCAATACAATGTCGGTCATGCCGCCGCCGGTGCGTTGGGGGTGCATGGCGTGGCGCGTGGCGCAGAAAAGATCGTTCACACATACAAGGAATTCGACGATCTACGGCGCTACCAAAAAGCGATCCTCGGGCTCTCCGACGCGGAGCAAAAGCCCTTTATCGATCAAGCCATAAGGATGGGCGCTACGACCCGCTTCAACGATCTGCAGGTGATCGAGGCGCAAACGAGCCTCGCGCAGCGCGGCGTCAAAAAGGACTTTATCCGACCGTTTGTCGGAGAGGCCGCGAATTATGCCTCGGCGATGAATACGACACTCGATGAAGCCGCGAAAACCCTTGAGGGCATCATCTTCGGGACGGGCAAGCACATCGAGGACGCCAACGAAGCGATGGCGACGATGCGCCGCATCGTGGATCAAAGCGTCAAGCTCGCCAAGATCGGCGGCCTCGACGATGAGGATATCAAACAATACTTCAAGCTGGGCGGCATGCCGGGCTCTGGCGCCGGGTTGAGTGACGAGACGCTTGGGGCGCTTGGCGCGCTCATGCGTCGTTCCAACATTCGCGGCGATGAAGCAGGCACGGCCGTGCGTACGATGGCGGGGAAACTCGTCTCGCCGACTGGCAAGGGCATCATGGCTCTGAACGCGATGGGCATTGACTACAGCAAGTTCACGAGAATGCCCGGCGGCATGAGCGCGGACAATTTCGAGGGTGCGTACCGACAGAAGTTCGGCAAGGCGATATCTCCTGATGCTCGTGCGAAGATCCAAGAGGCGATGGCCGACCCGGAAAAGGTCGGCGACCGCAGCGAGTTCATCTCAGCGGTCACTGAGGCGCTGTCCAACGACTTCGCTAAGACCAAGAAAGGCGAGATGAGCGCGGTGGACCGAAAGGCGATCGCGAGAGTCGCGGAGCAATTCCACCGCATGAGCGTCGAAAGCGTCGACAGTGAAGGGTTGCTTCGTGCCATCTCAGAAGCCAATCCGACATTGGCTCAGCTCAACGCGTTTTTCACCGACAAGCAGGGCGGGCGGGCGCGCGCCGCGTTGCGTGACCCGAAGCTGTTGCAGGACTATGTCAACCAGCTCCGGGGTGCTCCCGAGGGCTTCGCCGCCAAGATCGCCGAAGAGCGCATGGGCGGTTTTGCCGGCGCTCTGGCGCGGGCCGAAGGCTCTATCCTCAATTTCCAGACTGCTGTCGGCCGCGCCAATGACGAATGGATGACCGGCGCCGTTTCGAAGTTCGCCAGCTTCACACAGCACGTCGCGGAGTTGGACGCCGGGACAATCCGCTTCGGGACTTATCTCGCTGGAGCCGGAGCGGCGGCGCTTGCGTTTGCCGGCACGCTCGGGACTGCTCGCGTGATGGCGACGATTGGCACATTCACAGGTGCGCCTGGTGCTGCGGGGCTGCTTGGCTTTCTCAACAGGGTGCCGTCCATGGCGGCCATCGGCGGGTTCTTGCTACGCCGCTCGCCCTGGATACTCGGCGCAGGCGCGGCGTATGAGTATGGACCGGACGCGGCTCGAAATGCGCTCGGAACGGACCAAGAGGGAGCCGTCAGCCGTGGCCGCGTTCGTGACGAGATGGGCGCCGTCTCGGGGAACGCCGAGATTGAACGTCTGCGCCGCCGTCGCGAGCTGATCGATAGTCTGCGCCGGCAGGAGGGAACGCCCGAGTCCAAACGCAAGGTGCTTATAGACTGGGATGCGGCCAATCCGGCGGGCGGTCAGTTTGATCCGCTCAAGAATTTCGATGGCAAGGCATCGGGGGCGAAGGCCGGGCAAGAGGTCGGCCAAGGGCTCAACGAAGGGCTCACGTCGGCGGGCGCCGTCGCGGTCGCCACGGCGCAGACGATTATGGCCCAGCTCACGCAGGCGTTCGCGGCTGGAATCAATGTGCCGATCAGGCCGCAGGTGAAGGGTCTCGACTCATCGGTCAACGGCATCCACGCCGACGCAGGGATCGGCCATTGA
- a CDS encoding helix-turn-helix transcriptional regulator: MFLTIADLCERWSFIVKPQTLAKWRAARRGPAYKKIGGRILYALADVEKYERAQQKDATQLHPANCRTRGAA, encoded by the coding sequence ATGTTCCTTACAATTGCCGACCTTTGCGAACGCTGGTCTTTCATTGTGAAACCACAGACCCTCGCGAAGTGGAGGGCGGCCCGTCGCGGTCCGGCATATAAGAAAATCGGAGGGCGCATCCTCTATGCCCTCGCCGATGTTGAGAAGTATGAGAGAGCTCAACAGAAAGACGCAACGCAACTACACCCAGCAAATTGTCGAACGAGGGGAGCGGCATGA
- a CDS encoding AAA family ATPase, which yields MSYRGDDALAVVLDEGPAPAPGWAGSARPDIEVREHGFKFDGDETVRPPDWLVKEVLPPAGIAFLGGQSGAGKTFVAVHLGACLASGCDFFGKRIREVGGVAILAAEGAGTMVPRISAARDELAQRNLPIAYLGEVPNLSNDFERAALIERLKLLDAEMRRRFSIPLRLVIADTLAATFDLLDEDDNSEAARTIRHLKAISDQTSTVVMPVHHFGKSAGTGLRGASGWRAGCDIVLSVIAERNELAGSVGKRELVLSKSRFGPEGPIAPFQLRFVPLMKDDDGEDFGACVVEPQLNVACSLASSAARQKPEGKGLKALRQAFNSALSDFGVERHVRGDGPRVKAVRMDLVRSEFSKHYPVGDGDAAKRADAKRQAFKRALRDAGATFAVEEDDGGEWIWAL from the coding sequence ATGAGCTATCGTGGCGATGATGCCCTTGCTGTCGTCCTGGACGAAGGTCCCGCGCCAGCGCCAGGATGGGCCGGTTCGGCGCGTCCAGATATCGAAGTGCGGGAACATGGGTTTAAATTCGACGGCGACGAGACGGTGCGCCCGCCGGATTGGCTTGTAAAGGAAGTCCTACCGCCTGCCGGGATTGCATTTCTTGGCGGCCAATCTGGCGCTGGCAAGACATTTGTCGCGGTGCATCTGGGCGCATGCCTTGCCTCGGGCTGCGACTTCTTCGGGAAACGCATCAGAGAAGTCGGCGGCGTGGCCATCTTGGCGGCTGAGGGCGCGGGTACGATGGTGCCGCGCATTTCCGCTGCGCGAGATGAGCTAGCACAACGAAACCTGCCGATCGCCTACCTAGGCGAAGTCCCGAACCTCTCCAACGATTTCGAGCGCGCTGCGCTAATCGAGCGCCTCAAGCTTCTAGACGCAGAAATGAGGCGGCGGTTCAGCATTCCGCTGAGACTCGTCATAGCCGACACGCTCGCAGCGACATTTGATCTTCTAGACGAGGACGACAATTCGGAAGCAGCTAGGACGATCCGGCATCTCAAGGCCATATCCGATCAAACTTCGACCGTCGTGATGCCTGTGCATCACTTCGGAAAATCCGCCGGCACCGGTCTTCGAGGCGCGTCAGGCTGGCGAGCCGGTTGCGATATTGTCTTGAGCGTGATCGCAGAGCGGAACGAACTCGCGGGGTCGGTCGGAAAGCGCGAACTTGTGCTTAGCAAGTCCCGGTTCGGTCCGGAGGGACCTATCGCGCCGTTCCAGCTCCGCTTCGTCCCGCTGATGAAGGACGATGACGGCGAGGATTTCGGCGCGTGCGTTGTTGAACCTCAACTGAACGTTGCTTGTTCCCTCGCCTCAAGCGCCGCCCGTCAAAAGCCGGAGGGCAAGGGGTTGAAAGCGCTCCGGCAGGCGTTCAACTCGGCGCTGAGTGACTTCGGAGTTGAACGACACGTCAGGGGTGACGGGCCGCGCGTGAAGGCCGTGCGAATGGACCTCGTCCGCAGCGAGTTCTCAAAACACTATCCGGTTGGCGATGGTGACGCCGCAAAGCGCGCTGATGCGAAGCGACAAGCGTTTAAACGCGCGTTGCGCGATGCCGGCGCGACATTTGCGGTCGAGGAAGACGACGGAGGCGAATGGATATGGGCGCTTTGA
- a CDS encoding tyrosine-type recombinase/integrase, which translates to MTALKDPGRYADGGRLYLSIGKNGRKAWVFFYVLHKRQREMGLGSVADVPLAKARDLAAAARIELAAGRDPLEIKRAQRAIPTFGEMADEVLKVAIARTRNAKSKYQWTASLKEQAAILRPIRVDRVTTQDVLSVLKPLWETVPESASKLRGRIERVLDAASAKGHFAHANPARWSGHLSALLPRPQKLSRGHHKAIPFGEVPAFVLNLRQRPALAARLLEFVILTASRMGEATGAKWGEVDMAAKVWTVPAARMKMNREHRVPLVPRTLEILAALKGKRKEPQPTDLIFPGGKANKPMSNMACARLFKRMKVDTTTHGFRSSFRDWCGEATNFPREIAEAALAHHVGNEVERAYRRGDALEKRRRLMVAWAAFLTTAPKVTNVTGIESARAS; encoded by the coding sequence GTGACAGCGCTGAAGGACCCAGGCCGATATGCAGACGGTGGACGGCTTTATCTCTCCATCGGCAAGAATGGTCGCAAAGCGTGGGTGTTCTTTTACGTCTTGCACAAACGGCAGCGCGAGATGGGACTCGGGTCCGTCGCAGACGTACCGCTTGCGAAAGCTCGGGATTTGGCGGCCGCGGCGCGCATCGAACTCGCGGCCGGTCGTGATCCCCTTGAGATCAAGCGCGCGCAACGCGCCATCCCGACCTTTGGGGAAATGGCCGACGAAGTCCTCAAGGTCGCAATTGCGCGGACGCGCAACGCAAAGTCGAAATATCAATGGACGGCATCGCTGAAGGAGCAAGCAGCGATCCTTCGTCCAATTCGAGTTGACCGCGTAACGACGCAAGATGTGCTGAGCGTTCTCAAGCCGCTTTGGGAAACCGTGCCCGAGTCAGCGTCCAAGCTGCGCGGTCGTATAGAACGAGTCTTAGATGCGGCAAGCGCCAAAGGGCATTTCGCGCATGCCAACCCCGCCCGTTGGTCGGGGCATCTGTCGGCTCTATTACCTCGGCCCCAAAAGCTGTCCCGAGGGCATCACAAGGCGATTCCATTCGGCGAGGTCCCTGCATTCGTCCTTAACTTGCGCCAACGCCCTGCCCTCGCGGCGCGTCTGCTTGAGTTCGTCATTCTCACAGCAAGTCGCATGGGTGAGGCCACCGGCGCCAAATGGGGCGAGGTCGATATGGCCGCCAAAGTCTGGACCGTTCCCGCTGCGCGCATGAAGATGAATAGAGAGCATCGAGTCCCGTTGGTGCCTCGGACTTTGGAAATTCTCGCCGCATTGAAGGGCAAACGTAAGGAGCCGCAGCCGACCGACTTGATCTTTCCGGGGGGCAAGGCGAACAAGCCTATGTCGAATATGGCGTGCGCCCGATTGTTTAAGCGTATGAAAGTTGACACGACGACTCACGGTTTCCGGAGTTCGTTCCGTGATTGGTGCGGCGAGGCCACGAACTTTCCTCGCGAGATCGCTGAGGCGGCGCTTGCCCACCATGTCGGGAATGAAGTCGAACGCGCCTACAGGCGTGGCGACGCGCTCGAGAAGCGGCGGCGACTCATGGTCGCGTGGGCGGCTTTTTTGACTACTGCACCGAAGGTCACGAATGTGACCGGCATCGAATCCGCGCGCGCGAGTTGA
- a CDS encoding DUF4394 domain-containing protein, whose protein sequence is MNMTAILAALAATAALAGPAKAEMIAALTGDDMIAIVDSDAKKLVKNWRISGASGKLVGVDVRPADGMLYGLTSDGVIWTIDATGKAMQKSKLDAPLPANVTFAVDFNPVADRMRVIATDGTNLRINVDDGKVATDGKLKFADSDMHKGETPKIVAGAYSNSLKGAKETALYDIDATIGALVKQAPPNDGVLNAIGKLGVTAASYAFDIVSDGNGGNAGWLMADANLYKVDLATGKATLAAKIDGLSGAVRDIAILPKIAP, encoded by the coding sequence ATGAACATGACTGCAATCCTGGCCGCCCTCGCTGCGACGGCGGCGTTAGCCGGCCCCGCCAAAGCCGAAATGATCGCAGCGCTGACCGGCGACGACATGATCGCCATCGTCGACAGCGATGCAAAGAAGCTCGTCAAGAATTGGAGGATTTCGGGCGCGAGCGGAAAGCTCGTCGGCGTCGACGTCAGACCGGCTGACGGAATGTTGTACGGGTTGACCTCGGACGGCGTGATCTGGACGATCGATGCTACGGGCAAGGCGATGCAGAAATCGAAGCTGGATGCGCCGCTTCCTGCGAACGTAACCTTCGCTGTCGACTTCAATCCGGTCGCGGACCGCATGCGCGTCATTGCGACCGACGGAACGAATCTGCGAATCAACGTCGATGACGGCAAGGTTGCGACCGACGGCAAGCTGAAGTTCGCCGACAGCGACATGCACAAGGGCGAAACGCCGAAGATCGTCGCTGGCGCCTATTCGAACTCGCTGAAGGGCGCGAAGGAAACGGCCCTCTATGATATCGACGCGACGATTGGCGCGCTGGTCAAGCAGGCGCCGCCGAATGACGGCGTTCTCAACGCGATCGGAAAGCTCGGCGTGACCGCGGCTTCTTATGCCTTCGACATCGTGTCGGACGGCAATGGCGGCAATGCGGGCTGGCTGATGGCCGACGCCAATCTCTACAAGGTTGATCTCGCAACGGGGAAAGCAACGCTCGCCGCGAAGATCGATGGGCTCTCAGGCGCGGTGCGCGACATCGCGATCCTGCCGAAGATCGCGCCCTGA